From the genome of Virgibacillus proomii, one region includes:
- a CDS encoding MFS transporter, whose protein sequence is MRKLFNNESFISFLIRVFNSVGFFMFIPLLSLWLMDAKTIGIGKASIIVASFTFVSKAGNALVGGVINKVGLKLSLIIGLFGSSIILLLVTISEMYILIFILMLTLGLFISLYNISLKTHISLMEESERINAYALLNIAVNVGASLGPLLGGLILDWNPKYLLLASMFNYILAGFITLFLPEVKLEINKNSNDGKYTLENRNKGINNFIKFALFSSVFWLLYTQLMTTFPVVFSHYFTGKTIGFFLTINAITIILIQGFYPRIQPYFKNELWYSLAFVLISISFFLLWLKPTFPLVLLAIIIFSVSEVIWVPMLDSELVKNKGSLSAPWAFGFAGIFWGIGESLGSFLGLNIYHYFYRDAFLILTFLSLLIFVIYIINVKVKNNKSQNGRGGEEKHEKPFIS, encoded by the coding sequence ATGCGTAAGTTATTTAACAATGAAAGTTTTATAAGTTTCTTAATACGAGTTTTTAATTCGGTCGGATTTTTTATGTTTATCCCTTTATTATCCCTTTGGCTCATGGATGCAAAAACTATTGGTATAGGAAAGGCTAGTATAATTGTGGCTTCTTTTACTTTTGTATCTAAAGCTGGAAATGCTTTGGTTGGTGGGGTGATAAATAAGGTAGGTTTGAAGCTGAGCTTGATTATTGGCTTATTTGGTTCCTCAATTATCCTGTTATTAGTTACAATAAGTGAAATGTATATATTAATATTTATTTTAATGTTAACTTTAGGTTTGTTTATTTCATTATATAACATATCACTTAAAACACATATCTCATTAATGGAGGAATCTGAAAGAATCAATGCTTATGCCTTATTAAATATTGCGGTAAATGTTGGAGCGTCTCTTGGTCCTTTATTAGGTGGATTAATATTAGATTGGAATCCGAAGTATTTGTTATTAGCAAGCATGTTTAATTATATACTAGCAGGTTTTATAACGCTGTTTTTACCTGAAGTCAAATTAGAAATAAATAAAAATTCGAATGATGGAAAATACACTTTAGAGAATAGAAATAAGGGAATTAATAATTTTATAAAATTCGCCTTATTTTCTTCTGTTTTTTGGCTCTTGTATACTCAATTAATGACAACTTTTCCTGTTGTTTTTTCGCATTATTTTACAGGTAAAACTATAGGATTTTTCTTAACTATAAATGCTATTACAATAATCCTTATTCAAGGTTTCTATCCAAGAATACAACCATATTTTAAAAATGAATTATGGTATTCATTGGCCTTTGTATTAATAAGTATTTCATTTTTTTTATTATGGTTAAAACCAACTTTTCCATTAGTACTGTTAGCTATTATAATATTTAGTGTTAGCGAAGTTATTTGGGTGCCGATGTTAGATAGTGAACTAGTAAAAAATAAAGGTAGTCTAAGTGCACCGTGGGCATTTGGCTTTGCTGGGATCTTTTGGGGGATTGGTGAATCACTAGGAAGTTTCTTAGGATTGAATATTTATCATTACTTTTATAGAGATGCCTTTTTAATCCTGACATTTTTATCATTGCTGATCTTTGTTATATATATAATTAATGTAAAAGTAAAAAATAATAAATCCCAAAATGGTAGGGGAGGAGAAGAAAAACATGAAAAGCCTTTTATTTCTTGA
- a CDS encoding ATP-grasp domain-containing protein, whose product MKSLLFLETNSTGTGSKAMKIAKEFGFKVHFWTIGFEQYSSMNEEEHPKNICDEFLVIDTYDVKKMIKIIKDRGLNFSGVLAFDDYHLYSAAAIAKEFSLPGHSLQSLERVRNKGIMREYLSNSQFELILQPKYYIISSLEDLKMKEISFPCIIKPVDDSGSNGVSICANKKQLKKALIEEMKRKVNERGYHLKNEWIVEELLKGNEYSAEMIYSNGKWKLISITEKETFGNHSVECGHVTGLLDFSFDDLEYRISMLLNLFGLDYGAAHVEFFINDEILYLVEINPRLAGDLIPELVEIATGINMVKETVAQSVKEYTCIEHTKMKFAAIQFFLPTRIGKYKSVNKIDELKQIDGFVRISLNQLPYISNGVKSSYDRLGYVITSGETKEKAVNSAKKAINMLEWSVIDE is encoded by the coding sequence ATGAAAAGCCTTTTATTTCTTGAAACTAATAGCACAGGAACAGGATCAAAGGCGATGAAGATTGCAAAAGAATTTGGTTTTAAAGTTCACTTTTGGACTATTGGTTTTGAACAGTATTCCTCTATGAACGAAGAGGAACATCCGAAAAATATTTGTGACGAATTTTTGGTTATTGACACTTATGATGTTAAAAAAATGATAAAAATAATCAAAGATAGGGGACTGAATTTTTCTGGGGTTTTGGCATTTGATGATTATCATCTATATTCTGCAGCTGCAATTGCAAAGGAGTTCAGTTTACCTGGACACTCTTTACAATCTTTAGAGCGTGTGCGTAATAAAGGAATAATGCGGGAGTATCTTTCTAACAGTCAGTTTGAATTAATTTTGCAACCAAAGTATTATATTATTTCTTCCTTAGAAGATCTCAAAATGAAGGAAATATCATTTCCTTGTATTATCAAGCCTGTAGATGATAGTGGCAGTAACGGAGTGTCAATATGTGCTAATAAAAAACAGTTAAAAAAAGCGTTAATTGAAGAGATGAAGCGAAAAGTGAATGAGCGAGGATATCATTTAAAAAACGAATGGATAGTTGAAGAACTCTTAAAGGGCAATGAGTATTCTGCTGAAATGATATATTCTAATGGTAAATGGAAATTAATCTCCATTACAGAGAAGGAAACTTTTGGTAATCATTCAGTAGAATGTGGTCATGTAACTGGATTATTAGATTTTTCATTTGATGATTTAGAGTATAGAATATCAATGTTATTAAATTTATTTGGGCTTGACTATGGAGCCGCACATGTTGAGTTCTTTATAAACGATGAAATTTTATATCTTGTAGAGATAAACCCTAGGTTAGCTGGAGATTTAATACCAGAATTGGTGGAAATAGCCACCGGAATTAATATGGTAAAAGAAACAGTAGCTCAATCTGTAAAAGAATATACATGTATAGAACATACAAAGATGAAATTTGCTGCTATACAGTTTTTTCTACCCACTCGGATAGGTAAATATAAAAGTGTAAATAAAATAGATGAATTGAAACAAATCGATGGTTTTGTAAGGATTAGTTTAAACCAATTACCTTATATATCAAATGGTGTTAAAAGTAGTTATGATAGGCTAGGGTATGTCATTACTAGTGGCGAGACAAAAGAAAAAGCGGTTAACAGTGCAAAAAAGGCAATTAACATGTTAGAGTGGAGTGTTATAGATGAATAG
- a CDS encoding threonine aldolase family protein, whose amino-acid sequence MIDMRSDTITRPTGEMREIIKRAKVGDDCYLEDTSVNNLEDYCKDVFKVEGALFVPSGTMANQIAIKAIVDEGNEIITEANYHINFYESASTAILSRAVLNCIRKADGIITREDVEVLIKSKPRGPNYSKPQLVTIENTINNYQGKIFPLEEITSLHNFTQDLGLTLHMDGARLFNAHVATGIPLWEYASNVDTLTVCFSKGLGAPFGSMLMGSNSFIESARKVRKQFGGGLHQIGMFAAAAKYAMENYLKKIKFDHQLTKEMAILLNDIPLIKIDLKSIETNMIFFSISEITNNMNKFVELCKDNGLLIFPWLPEVVRIVINKHISREDIYEAVKIIKFVVEELSGVRSYA is encoded by the coding sequence ATGATTGATATGAGAAGTGATACCATAACAAGGCCAACAGGAGAAATGCGTGAAATAATTAAAAGAGCTAAAGTGGGAGATGATTGCTACCTTGAGGATACCAGTGTTAACAATTTAGAGGACTATTGTAAAGATGTTTTTAAGGTGGAAGGAGCACTATTTGTTCCTAGTGGAACAATGGCTAATCAAATAGCTATTAAAGCTATAGTTGATGAGGGTAATGAAATTATTACGGAAGCAAATTATCACATTAACTTTTATGAAAGTGCTTCAACAGCAATTCTAAGTAGAGCTGTATTAAATTGCATTAGAAAAGCTGATGGAATAATTACAAGAGAAGATGTGGAAGTTTTAATAAAATCTAAACCAAGAGGTCCTAATTATTCAAAACCTCAGCTAGTTACAATCGAAAACACGATTAATAATTATCAAGGGAAGATTTTTCCTTTAGAGGAAATCACGTCCTTACATAATTTTACACAAGACCTAGGATTAACACTACATATGGATGGTGCCAGATTATTTAATGCGCATGTGGCAACAGGAATACCTTTGTGGGAATACGCAAGTAATGTTGATACCTTAACTGTTTGTTTCTCAAAAGGTCTTGGAGCGCCTTTTGGTTCGATGTTAATGGGAAGCAATAGTTTTATAGAATCGGCAAGAAAAGTCAGGAAACAATTTGGTGGTGGTTTACATCAAATAGGCATGTTTGCGGCTGCTGCAAAATATGCTATGGAAAATTATCTAAAGAAAATTAAATTTGATCATCAATTAACCAAAGAAATGGCTATATTATTAAATGATATCCCCCTTATAAAAATAGATTTAAAGAGCATAGAAACAAATATGATTTTCTTTAGTATAAGTGAAATAACAAATAACATGAATAAATTTGTGGAATTATGTAAGGATAATGGATTGTTAATTTTTCCATGGTTGCCGGAAGTTGTGAGGATTGTAATCAATAAACATATATCAAGGGAAGACATATATGAAGCTGTAAAGATAATTAAATTTGTCGTAGAGGAACTCTCTGGGGTACGTTCCTATGCGTAA
- a CDS encoding methyl-accepting chemotaxis protein — protein sequence MKNTEQINSAVLRNVVETAPFMTELLQNENILVGVVDLEKYLYYAPGKTLDAKVNTGDPFYDHDLFGQVIHNRKRTIIKTPPEYGEPFKGVGIPIFDNSELVGCLGIGISLDQEYQFLEIIHSLEGLSDHIQGRAHNMLSQTEELSATVQEIAAHSESVKQNSGEINEVTQFINNVSEQSNLLGLNAAIEAARAGEQGRTFSVVAKEIRKMAKDSSHATDKIKTVIDDIMQNIEQTSEQLTDIAQAVQSQEAEAEIFSQMTEELNEMTNKLKTHIEVLTNEIN from the coding sequence ATGAAGAATACGGAACAAATTAATTCTGCTGTACTGCGTAATGTAGTTGAGACTGCACCATTCATGACAGAGTTGTTACAAAACGAGAATATACTTGTTGGTGTTGTAGATTTAGAAAAATACTTATATTATGCACCAGGTAAAACACTTGATGCGAAAGTAAATACCGGAGATCCATTTTATGATCATGATTTATTTGGACAAGTAATTCACAACCGAAAACGCACGATTATTAAAACTCCACCAGAATACGGAGAACCATTTAAAGGTGTTGGCATTCCAATATTCGATAACAGTGAACTGGTAGGCTGTCTAGGTATTGGAATCAGTTTAGATCAAGAGTACCAATTCCTTGAAATTATACATTCTTTGGAAGGTCTGTCCGATCATATCCAAGGAAGAGCACATAATATGCTCTCCCAAACGGAAGAACTATCAGCAACTGTTCAGGAGATTGCTGCACATTCCGAAAGCGTCAAACAGAATTCCGGGGAAATTAATGAAGTGACTCAATTTATCAATAATGTTTCCGAACAATCGAATTTGCTTGGTCTTAATGCAGCGATTGAAGCAGCTAGAGCTGGAGAACAGGGACGCACTTTTTCAGTCGTTGCTAAAGAAATCCGGAAGATGGCAAAAGACTCTTCTCACGCAACAGATAAAATTAAAACTGTTATTGACGATATTATGCAAAATATTGAACAGACATCTGAACAATTAACAGACATAGCCCAAGCCGTTCAAAGCCAAGAAGCCGAAGCCGAGATCTTTTCACAAATGACCGAAGAATTAAATGAGATGACAAATAAATTAAAAACCCATATTGAAGTACTAACCAATGAAATTAATTAA
- a CDS encoding amidase gives MIETMSISDLINGYRNKEFSPTEITMEQLKRIDEVNKTVNAFITVSHEQALAQARIAEKNWLNGVQLNVLQGVPISFKDLIFTKGIKTTSGSYIFKDFIPKEDASIVNKITRASAINLGKTNLHEFAFGITSNNPFYGAVKNPWKLDHIPGGSSGGSAAAVAAGLGFASIGTDTGGSIRIPASACGIVGLKPTRQKIKTNGVQGISWTLDHVGPMTQNITDLAIVMYGLTDRLYLEHCQTDIKGMRIGVSTKYFTEYLEPEIRTSYQKALQKLENLGAILMEIGLPSVQEASDQVFPIALVEGAYTHEKNLIGKLNQFGEDVKTHLQRGKAIPAVNYLKALDWQKIATSEVDEVLMEVDIIATPTLPASPKPIHTESIEIDGLEEDIFTSLTRFTRLFSLTGHPALSLPMGLTDDGLPIGLQLVSKYNYESLLIRAGFAFEQAYLQDFYDKRSAVAKSL, from the coding sequence ATGATAGAAACGATGTCAATATCCGATCTTATCAACGGCTACAGAAATAAAGAATTTTCGCCAACCGAGATTACAATGGAACAGCTAAAGAGAATAGATGAGGTCAACAAAACGGTTAATGCATTTATTACCGTTTCTCATGAGCAAGCTTTAGCTCAAGCTCGCATTGCTGAAAAAAACTGGCTGAATGGAGTGCAATTAAATGTGCTTCAAGGGGTACCGATATCGTTTAAAGATTTAATTTTTACAAAAGGAATAAAAACGACAAGCGGTTCGTACATTTTTAAAGATTTCATCCCAAAGGAGGATGCCTCTATTGTGAATAAAATCACAAGAGCGAGTGCAATTAATTTAGGGAAAACAAATTTACATGAATTTGCTTTTGGCATCACTTCAAACAATCCATTTTATGGTGCAGTAAAAAATCCATGGAAACTCGATCACATCCCGGGAGGGTCTAGTGGTGGGTCAGCTGCTGCTGTCGCTGCTGGCTTAGGCTTTGCTTCCATTGGTACTGATACAGGAGGTTCAATCCGCATTCCTGCTTCTGCTTGTGGAATAGTCGGGCTCAAGCCTACTAGACAAAAGATAAAAACAAATGGAGTACAGGGAATATCATGGACATTAGACCATGTTGGCCCTATGACACAAAACATCACAGATTTAGCCATTGTTATGTACGGATTAACAGATAGATTGTATCTTGAACATTGTCAAACCGATATTAAAGGGATGCGCATCGGTGTTTCTACTAAATATTTTACCGAATATTTAGAGCCAGAAATCCGTACTTCCTATCAAAAAGCCCTCCAAAAACTAGAAAATCTCGGTGCGATTCTTATGGAAATAGGGCTGCCATCTGTGCAAGAAGCTAGCGACCAAGTATTTCCGATCGCACTAGTTGAAGGAGCATATACACATGAAAAAAATCTTATTGGTAAGTTGAATCAATTCGGCGAAGATGTAAAAACACATCTACAACGAGGTAAAGCCATCCCTGCAGTAAATTATCTAAAAGCCCTAGATTGGCAAAAGATAGCAACGAGTGAAGTTGACGAAGTTCTCATGGAGGTCGATATTATCGCAACACCTACTTTGCCTGCTAGCCCTAAACCAATTCATACAGAATCCATTGAAATCGATGGTTTAGAAGAAGATATCTTCACATCTCTAACTAGATTTACTCGCTTATTTAGCTTAACTGGTCATCCCGCATTATCGCTTCCTATGGGGTTAACGGATGATGGATTACCAATCGGACTTCAACTTGTAAGTAAATATAACTATGAATCCCTATTAATTCGTGCAGGATTTGCTTTTGAGCAAGCATATTTACAAGATTTTTACGACAAGCGATCTGCTGTTGCTAAAAGTCTTTAG